A window from Pangasianodon hypophthalmus isolate fPanHyp1 chromosome 16, fPanHyp1.pri, whole genome shotgun sequence encodes these proteins:
- the sp5l gene encoding sp5 transcription factor-like, which yields MAALTLSRTDNILHNFLQDRTPSSSPESGPNPLSFLATTCSQAWQVSGSVGTEGAQFPYEGTVGTTSSMFQLWSNDVAPNSSLSAHHMAFTVPKMQFPGHVQSSLGSHSHHHHHHHHHHHHHELPLTPPAEPPASYSFEVSPVKMLTSQTQGNTQYYAQHNAVGQNFPGFLQNNSARPHLPGGHIEDSQQWWSLPQSNTGTSNHPFSLGRQLVLGHQPQIAALLQGTSKSLLSSTRRCRRCKCPNCQSTGNTVGSLEFGKKRLHICHIPECGKVYKKTSHLKAHLRWHAGERPFICNWLFCGKSFTRSDELQRHLRTHTGEKRFGCTQCGKRFMRSDHLSKHVKTHQSRKGRSSQPSHVDPQLSSIKRE from the exons ATGGCTGCACTGACGCTCTCCAGAACCGACAATATACTCCATAACTTCTTACAG GATCGTACCCCGAGCTCCTCTCCAGAGAGTGGCCCCAATCCGCTGTCTTTCCTGGCCACCACGTGCAGCCAGGCTTGGCAGGTGAGCGGCAGCGTGGGCACCGAGGGGGCTCAGTTCCCCTATGAGGGCACAGTGGGGACCACGTCCAGCATGTTTCAGCTCTGGAGCAATGACGTGGCCCCTAACTCCAGCCTGAGTGCCCATCACATGGCCTTCACCGTGCCCAAGATGCAGTTCCCCGGCCATGTGCAGAGTAGCCTGGGCTCACACTcgcaccaccaccatcatcatcatcaccaccaccatcaccacgaGCTGCCTCTTACCCCTCCAGCCGAACCTCCTGCTTCATACTCATTTGAGGTCTCGCCGGTCAAAATGCTGACATCGCAGACGCAAGGAAACACTCAGTACTATGCACAGCACAACGCTGTTGGCCAGAACTTTCCCGGCTTCCTGCAGAACAATTCAGCCAGACCCCACCTGCCTGGAGGGCACATCGAAGATAGCCAGCAGTGGTGGAGTCTCCCTCAGAGCAACACCGGCACCTCCAATCACCCATTCTCCCTGGGCAGGCAGCTGGTTTTAGGCCACCAGCCTCAGATTGCTGCTCTGCTGCAAGGCACCTCCAAGAGCCTGCTGAGCTCCACGCGCCGCTGCCGCCGCTGTAAGTGCCCCAACTGCCAATCCACGGGGAACACCGTCGGCAGCCTGGAGTTTGGCAAAAAAAGACTGCACATCTGCCACATCCCGGAGTGCGGCAAGGTGTATAAGAAGACATCCCACCTAAAGGCGCACTTGCGCTGGCATGCAGGTGAGCGGCCCTTCATCTGCAACTGGCTCTTCTGCGGTAAGAGCTTCACGCGTTCAGACGAGCTGCAGAGGcacctgcgcacacacaccgGTGAGAAGCGCTTTGGCTGCACACAGTGCGGCAAGAGGTTCATGCGAAGTGATCACCTCTCCAAGCATGTCAAGACCCACCAGAGCAGGAAGGGTCGATCCAGCCAACCCTCTCACGTTGACCCACAGCTGAGCAGCATTAAGAGGGAGTGA